GGCCTCGTGGTGCCCGTGGCCGGGGTCCCGCTCGACCCCGTCGACCTGCTCCGGGCCGAGAACCCGGCCCAGGCGTTCTCGGTGACGCTCGAGACCGAGAACGGGGCGACGCTCGTGCCCGAAGGCGAGGAGGTCCAGTTCCGAGTGGTGTCGATGCAGGCGGGGTACCTGACGCTCGTGTTACAGAGTGAGGACGGCACCGTGTCCGTCCTCTACCCGAACCGCTTCGCCCGCGGCGAGAGGATCGCGGCCGGCGCGACAGTCCGGATTCCGGAGGGGCCGGGGTTTAGGTTCACCTCGAAGGCCCCTTTTGGGCGCGACGTCGTCAAAGCTCTCGTCACCCCGCAGCCCCTCATCCATCCCGACCGCGCAGCGACGGCCTGGCGACGTTCCTCGATGATCCAAGTCTCGGGACCTCCGCCGACCGACGCCGGCACCGAGCTCGGCGGCCTCGACCCGGCGACGTGGGGCACGGCCTCGCTCGCCTTCGAGACCGTGCCGACGCGGGCGACGGGCGCGCCGCCGGTCCTCCCCCCGCCCCCGGAGAGCGCGTATCGCCCTGAGGCGCCGCTCGACGCGTGGCTCGATCGCTACCAAGATCTCCGTGGGACCCCGTCGGAGGTGAAGACGTGGGGCCTGTTCAGCCCGCCGCCGGCCCCGGCCCGGAGCGAGCCCGAGGCGGCCGAGCACGACAGCACGCTCGTCGTCGTGTACCGCCCGACGACCGGCTGGCGGAGCTTCGGCCGGCCGAGCGGCGGCGGCGGCGTCTTCGGGCAGGTCCGCTACGTCGACCCCGCCCAGGACACGCCCGATGCCTCCGGCACGCGGTCACTCCGGCGGGCCTTCGGCGGGACGTTCGACGAGGTCCTCGCCGGCCTCGACGCCGACCCCGACGTGCTGGCCGCCGTGCCGAACTACCGCGTCCAGTCGCTCGGTTTCCGGTCGGCATCGCGCCCGCCGACGGCCCCGGCCACCGGCGCCCCGGGCACGCCGACCTACTGGGAGGCCCAGTGGGGCCTCCACAACCCGTTCTTCCGGTCGCCCGCCGAGCGGCTCGACGTGGCGTGGCGGGCGGCCATGGAGCAGTACCGCGGGCCCGACGGGCCCGTCGTGGTGGCCGTCCTCGACACGGGCGTCCGGTTCGACAACCCCCACCTCGGCCCCGTCCTCTGGCGCAACGAGCTGGAGATCGCCGAGAACGGGATCGACGACGACGGGAACGGCTTCGTCGACGACGTTCGCGGATGGGACGCGCTCGACGGCGACGGCGACCCGACGGACCCGAACGCGGAGGAGAGCCACGGGACCTTCGTGGCATCCCAGATCGGCGGCGTCGGCGCCGCGATCCAGTCGATGGCCCCCGACGTCCGGATCCTGCCGGTCCGGGTGCTCGACGCCGAGGGCGGCGGCTCGCTCCGCCAGCTCATCGAGGGCGTCCGCTACGCCGCACGGAACGGGGCCCGAGTGGTCAACCTGTCGTTCGGGATCCCGCCGATGGACGAGGCGAACCCGGCGCTGGAGCGGCTCCTGGCGGCGCTCTACGCCGAGGCCGCCGACCTCGGCGTGGTGATGGTGATGGCCGCCGGCAACCACGCCGCCGACGGCCGGACCGTCCACGTCTACCCGTCGGGCGTCCGGGGGGAGAACACGATCTCGGCGGCGGCGCTGACGATGACGGGCGAGCTCGCGCCCTTCTCGAACTACGGGCCGGCCGTCGACGTGGCCGCGCCGGGGCAGGCCATCGTGAGCCACGCCGGACGCGGCGTCACGGTCGACGCGTTCGACGGGACGTCGATGGCGGCCCCGTTCGTGTCGGCGCTCGCCGCGATGCTCATCGCGCAGAACCCGACCTGGACGCCCGCCGAGGTCCGGGCGGCGATCGTCGAGACCGTCCGCCCGATTCCGTCGCTGGACGTCGCCTCGGGCGGGCTCATCGACGCGGCGGCGGCGCTCGCGCGGGCGCGTCAGTAGGCCTCCAGCTTCAGGTCCTCGATGGCGAACTGGAGCGTCCGCGTGACGCTCCCACCGGGGTCGAGCTCGAAGCGGAACTGCCGGGCCACGTAGCCCGGCGCCTCGACCTCCACCATGAGCACGCCCGGCGCCAGCCCGGCGAACCCGACGTCGCCGTTCCCATCGGTCGTCCCCGCGCTTGACGTCCCGACGACGCGGACGCGGGCGCTCGGGATCGGCGTGCCGTCGTCGGCGAGGACGACGGCCTGGATGGCGCCGGTCTGCGTGACTGGTTCGACGGGGGCCCGGGGCTGGGGAGCGGGGCGGGCGGGTGCGGTCTG
This sequence is a window from Rubrivirga marina. Protein-coding genes within it:
- a CDS encoding S8 family serine peptidase, encoding MRIPLVLAALLALVPPAHGQPDRSGLVVPVAGVPLDPVDLLRAENPAQAFSVTLETENGATLVPEGEEVQFRVVSMQAGYLTLVLQSEDGTVSVLYPNRFARGERIAAGATVRIPEGPGFRFTSKAPFGRDVVKALVTPQPLIHPDRAATAWRRSSMIQVSGPPPTDAGTELGGLDPATWGTASLAFETVPTRATGAPPVLPPPPESAYRPEAPLDAWLDRYQDLRGTPSEVKTWGLFSPPPAPARSEPEAAEHDSTLVVVYRPTTGWRSFGRPSGGGGVFGQVRYVDPAQDTPDASGTRSLRRAFGGTFDEVLAGLDADPDVLAAVPNYRVQSLGFRSASRPPTAPATGAPGTPTYWEAQWGLHNPFFRSPAERLDVAWRAAMEQYRGPDGPVVVAVLDTGVRFDNPHLGPVLWRNELEIAENGIDDDGNGFVDDVRGWDALDGDGDPTDPNAEESHGTFVASQIGGVGAAIQSMAPDVRILPVRVLDAEGGGSLRQLIEGVRYAARNGARVVNLSFGIPPMDEANPALERLLAALYAEAADLGVVMVMAAGNHAADGRTVHVYPSGVRGENTISAAALTMTGELAPFSNYGPAVDVAAPGQAIVSHAGRGVTVDAFDGTSMAAPFVSALAAMLIAQNPTWTPAEVRAAIVETVRPIPSLDVASGGLIDAAAALARARQ